In one Phyllostomus discolor isolate MPI-MPIP mPhyDis1 chromosome 8, mPhyDis1.pri.v3, whole genome shotgun sequence genomic region, the following are encoded:
- the LOC118502147 gene encoding uncharacterized protein LOC118502147 isoform X2: MPRVNHPGDVRAATLMHCGRAAQGRAFRAAAAAPVLSPALFWTPDSVSRCRPPSLFFSSSRPPFMGKIPNAGGRGLHLGEETALGEARTDREATSWGLGRDSSLPASQKKSQTLIVRSELASLTPPPPGCWGEGRSGEGGGEVWWGLGTRRKFLRSLFLQGANAVGFSLKVENQRWSEDVTPRPHDGRKTLDKLPGARICQMEAQLEP; encoded by the exons ATGCCCCGTGTTAACCATCCCGGGGACGTCAGGGCGGCCACGCTGATGCACTGCGGGCGGGCGGCGCAGGGCCGAGCCTTCAGAGCCGCCGCTGCCGCTCCGGTCCTCTCCCCCGCACTGTTTTGGACTCCGGATTCCGTTTCTCGCTGCCGGCCTCcgtccctcttcttctcctcctccaggccccctTTTATGGGCAAAATTCCAAACGCCGGCGGCCGCGGCTTGCACCTCGGAGAGGAAACAGCGCTCGGAGAAGCGAGGACTGACCGGGAGGCTACGAGCTGGGGGCTAGGACGGGACTCGTCTCTCCCCGCCTCCCAGAAGAAAAGCCAGACCCTGATCGTGCGGAGCGAGCTGGCCTCTCTCACCCCTCCTCCACCAGGCTGCTGGGGGGAAGGGCgcagcggggagggtgggggcgaggtctggtgggggctggggacccgGCGAAAGTTTCTTCGTAGCCTTTTTTTGCAGGGAGCTAATGCGGTGGGCTTCTCCCTGAAGGTGGAAAACCAGCGCTGGAGTGAGGACGTGACACCCCGCCCCCACGATGGCAGAAAGACACTTGATAAACTCCCAGGAGCCAG AATATGCCAGATGGAAGCACAGCTGGAGCCATAG
- the LOC118502147 gene encoding uncharacterized protein LOC118502147 isoform X1: MPRVNHPGDVRAATLMHCGRAAQGRAFRAAAAAPVLSPALFWTPDSVSRCRPPSLFFSSSRPPFMGKIPNAGGRGLHLGEETALGEARTDREATSWGLGRDSSLPASQKKSQTLIVRSELASLTPPPPGCWGEGRSGEGGGEVWWGLGTRRKFLRSLFLQGANAVGFSLKVENQRWSEDVTPRPHDGRKTLDKLPGARRKLEKPDHTK; encoded by the exons ATGCCCCGTGTTAACCATCCCGGGGACGTCAGGGCGGCCACGCTGATGCACTGCGGGCGGGCGGCGCAGGGCCGAGCCTTCAGAGCCGCCGCTGCCGCTCCGGTCCTCTCCCCCGCACTGTTTTGGACTCCGGATTCCGTTTCTCGCTGCCGGCCTCcgtccctcttcttctcctcctccaggccccctTTTATGGGCAAAATTCCAAACGCCGGCGGCCGCGGCTTGCACCTCGGAGAGGAAACAGCGCTCGGAGAAGCGAGGACTGACCGGGAGGCTACGAGCTGGGGGCTAGGACGGGACTCGTCTCTCCCCGCCTCCCAGAAGAAAAGCCAGACCCTGATCGTGCGGAGCGAGCTGGCCTCTCTCACCCCTCCTCCACCAGGCTGCTGGGGGGAAGGGCgcagcggggagggtgggggcgaggtctggtgggggctggggacccgGCGAAAGTTTCTTCGTAGCCTTTTTTTGCAGGGAGCTAATGCGGTGGGCTTCTCCCTGAAGGTGGAAAACCAGCGCTGGAGTGAGGACGTGACACCCCGCCCCCACGATGGCAGAAAGACACTTGATAAACTCCCAGGAGCCAG gagAAAACTAGAGAAGCCAGACCACACAAAGTAG